The genome window CGATGATGGCGGTGAAGCTGTTCCAGAGTTTTATGAGTATCGCCGATTCGCTTGAGGTGCCATGTGACGTAACACCAGACATGGCCGCAAAACAACAACCGGCATGAAAAAAGGCTAAAAGAGGTGCCCAGCTCGAGTCTGTGGCGCTGTAGAATGCTGGAGCGACGACCGAGTTCATCCTGATCCAGACGCGCTCCATACAGATATGACTCGACTTATACGAAATGGTTTCGTCCCTGCATCAGGTATACTGTACCAGGGATTATTATTCCACCGGGGCAAAGAAAAAGACAAAGCGGCCGTTCTCGATATCCACCTTGAGTTTTGCGCCATGGCTCAGGCCATAGAAGATATAGCCATTCTTTTGACAGGCCTTCGGACACTCGGTGGTATTGGGCGGTGACTCGAAATCCCGATCCCTGTCATACCAGGAAACGAGCATATACTCCTCGAACCGCTGCGCAGCCTGGCTCCTGGCAAGGGTCACGGCCTCCTGGTAATCACTGACCCTGCTTTCCGGCTTCAGGACTACAACCTCTATCTGCGAAAGGTCGGGGGAGGTTATTGAACAACTCTGCTCAGACATAATTCATCCTCCTTCTGGTAAGGTTCGCCCCTGTTTGGCCATCACATTCCGGATTTTTTACGAAAGCATCGGATATTGGA of Dissulfurimicrobium hydrothermale contains these proteins:
- a CDS encoding AF1514 family protein — encoded protein: MSEQSCSITSPDLSQIEVVVLKPESRVSDYQEAVTLARSQAAQRFEEYMLVSWYDRDRDFESPPNTTECPKACQKNGYIFYGLSHGAKLKVDIENGRFVFFFAPVE